A region from the Triticum urartu cultivar G1812 chromosome 1, Tu2.1, whole genome shotgun sequence genome encodes:
- the LOC125528439 gene encoding photosynthetic NDH subunit of subcomplex B 3, chloroplastic-like, translated as MAATSSAALFSVLPLPTASPAYARAGSSHYRPTRSTAALSPIRCSAASPDLSPGAPAPAPPKPQIELEFLGPKPGADGSYPVDRAAAVSGDKLLRDVMVENKIELYAAYGKLMNCGGGGSCGTCIVEIIDGKELLSPRTDAENRYLKKKPESWRLTCQTIVGNKENSGKVVVQRLPQWKK; from the exons ATGGCGGCCACGAGCTCCGCGGCGCTCTTCTCCGTCCTCCCCCTCCCCACAGCCTCCCCGGCCTACGCCAGGGCAGGCAGCAGCCATTACAGGCCCACGCGCTCCACCGCGGCCTTGTCCCCCATCAGATGCTCTGCCGCCTCGCCCGACCTTTCGCCCGGCgcaccggcgccggcgccgcccAAGCCCCAAATCGAGCTCGAGTTCCTCGGG CCGAAGCCGGGCGCCGACGGGTCGTACCCGGTGGACAGGGCGGCGGCGGTCAGCGGAGACAAGCTCCTCCGGGACGTCATGGTCGAGAACAAGATCGAGCTCTACGCGGCATAC GGGAAGCTGATGaactgcggcggcggcggcagctgcgGCACCTGCATCGTCGAG ATTATCGACGGGAAGGAGCTCCTGAGCCCAAGGACAGACGCCGAGAATCGTTACCTGAAGAAG AAACCGGAGTCATGGAGGCTTACCTGCCAGACGATCGTCGGGAACAAGGAGAACTCCGGCAAG GTCGTCGTCCAACGGCTGCCCCAGTGGAAGAAATGA